The genomic window TGCACACTCTGGCTTCAGTGTCCTTACGCTGCACAGATTCATAAAGagtaagaaatgataaaaaatattttatttctttaatacagAATACATAATATTGCACTCTAGTTGCAGGTAGTGtgtagaaaaatatctttaaaaaccaCCATAACAATCACCTGGGCCTGATGTTTTATGGTATCACCAACTGTAACCATGGCATTGAACTTTGAACCTACTGAAAAGGGCAATGTTTAATAAAGCCTTCTTTTTATGTCAGTGTCAGTGACCAGTAgtttaaaaaccatatatgagGAAACTTTACAGTTACATAAGTACCTTTCAGTCAGGGGCATTGTTAATCTATACCCGTATATTAGTGAAAAGGATACTGTCAAGCTATTTTCCTTGctttatcaataattatttgttttcattgtgtttAATCATATTATTTTACATGTTATTCTTTCATGAACAAACGAAACTATTTTGCATTAGTAATTATTGTTATCCTTGTGAGAAGCAATTACAAGCTGTGCATTCAGACTGAGtttcaaatttgattttctcaAAGTCTCCAGCAGACCGGGATAATTCAGGGTTAAGAAGGGACTTCTCCCCTCCACCCGCACACTTGGAACCTGACACTAAGGCATGAACCTGAATGGAAGAGACAGACCCTCAATGGCCCCTGTTGGAGCCTGGAGACACGCTGTTCCTCTTCTCCACTCCCACCTCCGAGATCTGCTTCTGAATTAGCTCAGGGCTGAATCCTTCCCAGTACCTCCACAGAAGCATAGATGCTTCTGGAAGATCTTGGTGCTTTTAAATACAACCAATTTGTTTATGTGAGTCTGGTGAGTCTGCGCCATTCTTATCTAAGGTAAATATGATTGAGGTTTCAGTTCATCCTATTCTGACAGAAGACAGGCACAGAACAGTTTTACTTGAAGCACTGACATGCACAATTAATGAAACATCTGCAAATAAGGGAGCTGAGCATATGTAaagagccttttaaaaaaacctcCTCTCATCTTTGACATTATCTTTTTAAACCACACTCCATTCAACAGCAAAGTAGCAGGCTTTTTAGAGGGACAGTTGAGAGAAAATTCTTAAAGCATGGAACTGTTGTCTTTAAATAGTCTACAATGAGAAAGATACATCCATGGGCCAAGAGAGCCTCCAAAAATGCATATGTGGGATTTATATGAAAACATATCACTACAGTACTGAGTACTTTATAGAGTAGTGAGTACTCTGCTTACACTCAGAAGTTGAATATTGAATGaaacaacatacacaaaaacaataCCAAGGAGAAAATGATTTAAAGCTGTAcgataaaaattaaaaccatatgatATTAAGGAAAACTATTTGGAGACcaataatggtaaaaataaatagtaagtagCTCTAAGACAAACTCTCACAGTAAAAGTTACAAAATTAGAACACAATATTAAACAAGTACATGAACATATCAAAATGCATTGGTTTATAAAATGTTCTACCATTGAGAAGCCCATTTTTCTcccctccatactgttctccataaCTTGTTCCTGAAGAGACAGATTTTGTTAAAACACAATAAGCTTCAAAAGAGTCAACTGGGTTACAAATTTTCTTTGGGTTGTCATCATTGATATAACATTTATCTCCAAAGcctctaaatataaaatacatgcaGCCTGGGTGTCAGGAATGGGTTAGGGTCACAGTAATTCCCTACTGACAGCATTCTGATTCTGGAGTctgccagcagcccagagcctgcccctGGTCTCAAACACATCTCTTGCAGAGAAGGGTAAGCTGGTGCCATATCTGGGATGTGTGTGATCCATGAAGGTGGGAATTAGGCATATGGGCATGGTGTGTTCCACGTAATCCATGGCTCTCTGCTTTGGACAGTTGGGAACCAGAGCCCCGTGGAGGCATGCTCTACATGGTGCAAAGGAGGAAGGTTGCTGTGGAtgtgaggagaggaaaggaagttcTCAATTCTCCTGCCAGCCATCAAAACCAGGGGTTTTAGTGGTATCAACTCTAACTTCTCTTTTAATGGCACGTCCACATGTCTGTAACCCAATAGGAGTGGCATCACTAAAATGACCTTGTAGTCCTCAacttattttcaaagtgctttttgCAGATTAAGTGGCCGTGATGCTCATAAAATGGAGGTGTAAGTGTAAGTATGTGAGTGTGGGTTTGCTCTTGGTTAGCCACAGTGTTTAAGAAGAATGTACCTTCTCATGATCACAGAATTTTGATTTAATTGGTGCCAAACAGTCCAATCTGATTGAAGGCAGTAAATACTACAATATTCATGCTTGGTTTTCAtactctttgcctttttttctttttaaaatcaatttagatATCATTAAAATTCACCATGGTACCTCTTTGGCAACAAGCAAGGCAAAAAGATGCCCCTGAAAATATTTCCAAGCAgttttcccctcctctgctgcccTCTGGAAGCAAGGATAGGTCTACCTCAAGCAAGAAAATATTTCCCAGAGCTTCAGCTGTGTCTTCACAGCTACAGCTCAGCGGATTTCCAAGTTCCAGGTTCCCTTCTTCTCCATAGCATTTCAAAGCTTCTGAATTAAGTAAGATTCTTCAATGGGATGCTTTACTCCTGAGAAAACAGCAATCACGTGGCCACCTGGGTGCACTGAACAAATCCTGTGGCAGTGAGGATGGACCTGGGTCCCCAGTCATCCATGACATACTTCAAGGAGCCCCCACAATCGGGAAGCCTTGCTTCCTGAGGAGTAAGGAAAAGGCAGTGAATCAACACCAGTCAGTCCAGGCAAAAGTTGTAAAGCCAaaattatactacaaagttgGGTCCCTTAGTCTTTGGTTTTGTTGTATCTTCAGTATTTTCAATTGTGAAAAGAAGTTGGTAGCCTTAGCAGAGGCAGCTATCATCTGGTTTCTGTGAGAACAAACAGTCATTCCCCTCAAGCCTTTTTATAGacttttcaaatttctgtttgCCTCCAACTAGAAAAGTTATCTTTAATGTTGGTCAGGCCAGTGCTAATCATCACAGAGGTTGACAACAAACTGAAAAGAAGGCAGGCAGTCCAAATAAATACGTGAAGACTGGGAGATTTGCCCTTTTCACACACAAAGCTCTCTGAAAGGCCCAGGGGCTGGCCTGAAGACAGAAAGGGGTGGCCTTCTAGCTACTCAAGCCACTTGTTCACCTAAAACCCAGTCTCAGATGGTGACTGGAGAGCTTCCcaggtcaaaaaagaaaagagcagaaaggcTAGTCCCAGCTTGCTCTACCCCCAGGGCATCTTTGCAAAGGAGGACACACAGTTCTACCCTACCAGCTCTCAGTGGGCTTCTGCTGCTCCTTCTTGTATCTAAGAGAAGTGTGAGAACATCTGAGCTTTTTGCCTTGAAAATGAACAATGTTTATCCCTAATTAGCCCAAAGAACAGAGTGCCATTCTTTTACAGCAATACTGATATCAGTATCTTTTATATTCtatgagaaagacagaaaaccaGAGAGACCTAACTCAGCAGCCCTACCATTGTGCTGACTTGAAGGACAGGAAGATGACTAAACACCAACAGATGAAAAGCAACGTTCATGAATTACACACTGGGAAACAATGCCCGAACTACCCATGTATAACTACTGCTCACAGATCCCCAGTGGGACTGCATGTAGATTCTGTAAGTTATTCTCCAGTTCTGATATTTTCAACTTTGAAAAGTAAGCATTTTTACTCTATTGGGTAACAAACTTATGAACTTCTTATTTAATTTGTGatgggatatttttattttaatttatctctatTTACCAAAGGACAAAGGctactatataaaatatatttgttttccttctcatttaGAAAGAACACCTTTGTTCATCTcagattttctgaatttttcatgAAATCCTAAAATGAATCCACATGGATTCCCACACAAATATCCTGATAAACTAGAGAAAAACTACAGCTTGCATTATTGCTTCCACAGCTTCCAGAAGTCAAGAAATTAGCATCAGACAAGTAAGCCTGTGAAGACCCTTTTTGTTCAAGCTGTCAGATGACTCTCGCAGAGGGGGATAGTGGCTGCCACACTCTGTGCTTTgggtcctgtctctctctgctggcTCTCCTCTGAAGAGACCAACATCTGGAGGTGCTGAGTTGAGGGGCTGCAGTCATGCACAGAATTTGCACAGTCCCAGTGAGTTGAACAAAGCCCAGGGGACTCACTTCCTCCAGGATCACCCAAGCAGCCAGACTTTGGGTCTCCTGCAATGAAGTTTCAAAGAATGCGAACTACGGTTTTAGGGGAGCAAATTTGTGAAGCATATCATTCAGTGCTGGTGATTGCCAGTGACATACAGAATGGCGGGCAGTCACTTGGTCACACCCATCTCCCTTCTCTGAGCAAAAGCAAACAGCTCAAAAGGAAGATGACAGTTTCCCACTTGAACCAGTAAGATTAAGGGAAAGGGAAAACCACTCCTCTCCTGCATGGAGTCACCCTGGCAGTTTCCTAAACCTTCTGTCACTTTTCCTCTTGCCTCAACTACTTTTCTTTGTCATAAAAGTGAATGTTTTCACAAGCTAATCCAGCTTCTTCCATTTTTCATAGGCTTAAACCTAAAAGGGGCTTCAAAAAGTCACTTCACAGATGGATTCCTAAACTCTCTTTCAAGGTCACTGCTTTGACATTGGAGATTGGGCGTGAGGGTGCATCTGGGTTGGGAGGGATAAGAATGGagtctgttggggtgcctggggggctcagtcggttaagcgtccgatttcggctcaggtcacaatctcacggttcgtgggttcgagccctgcgtcaggctctgtgctgacagctgggagcctggagcctggtttgaattctgtgtctccctctctctctgcccctcccctacttgtgctctatctctctctgtctctcaaaaatgaataagtgtaaaaaaaattaattaaaaaaaacagaatggagtGTGTTGATCTTTACTGTgtcaggttttattttgttttgtttgtgcaTCATCTTGTTACCTCAGCACTATTTATACCCCCAATTCTACCTACTCTTTGTGTGCTGTGGCAAGCTGGAGGGAACTTATTTACACATTTACTTTTTACATACTCCAATAGataatggttttgttttccttttctaggtTCCAACCATGAAACACAGATACACAGACTATTAACTATACAGAATCAAAAAAGTAGAGAGGTTGGAAATTATCTGCCTATCTGCCTTCCTTTTATGGACAACAGAAGGCTAAGGCGCAGGAGTAATTCTAGGGGAAGACACCTCCCAATTCCCCCATTTAGTGCTCTGTCCACTAACCATGTCCCTCTAGAACGAACCACGCCAGTCCCTACCACTCTCCTCCTCGACACCAACGTGTTCATGGCAGCTTCGCGGGAACGTATTCACCTCAGTTCCAGAAGATAATTTGTGAAAAATACAATGTGTTGTTcttgccattttttaatttaaattctcacTGTCTATATATTCAATCACATTCAATAAATTATGTGGAAAAACTTAAGTCACAATTCTTCTGAGTCCaatctatttctccttgttaATTTTCACATCTGTGCTAAGGCCATGTCTACTCAGGGAAGTTATGCCCTTCTTCAGTCCATAAACATGTCTTCTAGTGGCCTGCCCACCATTCCGAAGACTGACACTGTGTCTTCACTTAGTTTATATCAAGGGCAGACAAAAAACTTCCatctcatgatttaaaaaaaaaaaaaatcaatagcaagTTGTCATTGAagggtaagagaaaaaaatacagtgcAATGTTTACATTCTTGGTTCTTAAAGAGAACCCTGAGAAGataccttctcttctcccttcactACCCCCAAAATGCCCTCACCACATGTGCCTGGAAGGAAGAGTAGGTGTCATAAGGATAAACATTCCTTAGTTCCTCAGTGAAAAATAACTTGAGAACAACCCTGTACTACTGGTGTCCAAGGGCAAGAAATTTATCTCCCGTATGATAAAAGGCAAATAAACTACATAATCACAGCTGTGTGGATTTCAAAGACACCCAGTTGTAACTGGGTCCAGTTCAACAAACTGATGCCCCTTCTTGTGAACTAAGACCCTCCTTAGAAagttctcaaaacaaacaaaatttagcCAAAGGGAGACCTTGGCAGCTAACTGAATGCCAACCTGGTAAGATCCTGTAGAGTCCTCCCTCTCTGACACGCTCGACGAAGGCCTCCAGGACCATGCACACACAGAGCCTTTCTTtctgctggaggggagttggcaGTCCCACCCTGGGGTTGCAGGTGGACCAGTAAGCTCTGATGCAACCTCGGGGTGCCTGCAGTTCAATTCCCACAGACCCTAGCGCTCTCGGGCTGTTGTCAACACAGGAAATAATCGCTCTCTGACTGAGCATTTCATAACTCTAATTTCTCCTCTTATCAGAATTACCATTCCAGGGAGTCAGAAGCAAAACACTCAAAAGAAAGGGTGCTGCAGGGGACCTGGGTTGGTGGCTCTTCCGCTCTTCAGCGGCAGTCCCTTGGAGGCACGAACCTCCGTGTCTCAGTATCTAGGGTCCCGTGCAGCGCTAGAGAACTGGCTCCACCCAACTCGGCCAACCCCACCAACCCTTACAGACACCCCTCCGGGCTTTACGGTTGCACACCTGGGGTCCAAGTCTCCCCAGAGCGCGAGCTGTCACGCCGGGCCCTGCAGCCCCTGGCCGGGCGCCTCCCGGGCTTTCTTACAGGTGTACAGCCACTTGATGATGCGGGCGTTCCTGTCGACAACCGACGTGGTACTGGGCAGCTGCTCGCTCAGCTCCTCCTCCTGTAGCCCCTCTTCGTCGCCGCTGTGCCGGGAGAAGCCGCTGTCTGAGGTGGCGACGCTCACGCTTCGAACCTTGAGGGTGACGCGGTCCGACCCCGCCGAGAAGTTCTCCCTCCCGAGCGCCTCCACCACCTCGGGCTCCAGGCCGCAGAACTGGAAGAAGGTGTCAAATTCCGCCAAGGACGCGGAGCAGCGGGAGCTGAGGTCCGACTGCGAGCGCTGCAGCCCCCCGCGCCTGCCCCGGGGCGCAGCCCGGACTCTGCTGGGCGTCCCAGAGGGCGCGGGGGACGCCGGGGGCGAGGGAACGCCGGGGGCCGCGGAGGCCGCCGTGGAGCCGGGCTCGGGCTGGACAGCCCCCTCGGGCCCGGCCCTGACCTCCCCTCCCACGCGGGTCGTCTCCGGAGGCAGCGGCGTCTTGTCCCTGCCCGGCCCCTGGAAGAGCTTCCTCACCAGGCCCCCCATGGAGCTGTGGGCGCCCTGTCCCCGGACGAAGTCGCATTTCTGCCGGTAGATGACCAGCGAGTCAGGCCTCAGAGGCTTCCGCGCAATGGCCCTGCGCGCCACGGCACCGGGGACGCGGGCCGGGGGCCGAGGGTCGCCCGCAGGCCCTTCGCTCGTCCTGGTACTGCTTCCCTCGGGAGCAGGGCCCGGGCCGCCTCCGGGCGGGCCCCGTACGTACTTGGCACGGTCTGCCGCCAGCCTTTCCACCGCGCTCCTGCGTGCGGGCACCGCCGCGTCCCGCGCCCGGGGGGCCTCGGGGACCCCGGTCCGCCTCCGCTCATTCTGGGACGCGTCCGAGGCTGGCAGGGCACGCATCCTCCGGACTCTGCTGGTGCTCGGCGCCCCGCGGACACCCCTCCGCCTGCGGCTCCCGGGCGTCTCGGGCCAACTCCTAAGTCCGCGCCGGGCGGAGAATGGCGCCCAACTACCAGCCTGCCCAGGTCCAGGGTCTGAACTAACCCGAGTCCACACCTGTGGGCGAGCgacgccggccccgcccccaggctccGCTCCGCCCCgccagcccccacctcctccccacccggCAGCTCGGTTTGCAGCTCCGCCCCTTGCCGGGCCCCGCCCCTCACctcgccccggccccgcccctcactTCCCTCCGGACCCCGCCCCTCACCTCCCGCCGGGCCCCGCCCCTCACTGACCTCTGGAGCCCTCCCTTCACctcccgccggccccgcccctctccccccgctGGGTAGGCATGCCGGGTCTTCAGCAGCACCTCGCCCTGCACAGCCAATCACCGGAGGGCTGCGGGGCTGACTGCGTCTGGTGGGCTGCGCACCTAGAAGAGACTGTAGGGTGCGGGAAAGTCCAGGCTGTCTCCCAGGGCGGAGGAGCCGGGAGCAACCGAGTTTGTTCAGCCCCAGATATcagcagcctcctccctgccaaGGCTGCCTTAGGTCACCGCTGGCTGCTGCCATTTCTGGcgtggggggaaggcagagggaccAGGCTGCCCCCACTCCTGGGCAGGTGTCCTACATCCTTTGAATTCTTAAAGTGACCTCTGCGTGTTTCGAAACAACTTTGCTTAATTTTCTAAGCTCTACTCCTGAGCACGTACTTTTATCAGAAAGGAGACggatatgaaaagaaagaagacgaATCGCAGGACAGGGTTAGTGTATGTGTTAGATAAAAAGAATGTGGACGCACAGCAGGGACCTGAATCGAGACCAGACTTGGTCACTGGCCTGCCATGGGTCGAACCCCGGTGGCCAGACCACCGGGTGCGGAGACTCGGGAAAATAGCAGGCTGGTGGCAGAGGCAAGGCTCCAAGGAGTTGGAAAAAAACCTGACAAAGTACCAAATAACTGCTGTTTTTACCGTAATCGAGGCAACGGGGAAACTGGTCACCAGGGCAGGGATCCGGTTAGGAATGCTAAAAGTGTAAGAGGAAATAGTTCCAAAAGTTGGACAAAGGACAAGAAATATCAGCTGGACGAGTGAAATGTCCACGTTATCTCCTATGTTAAAGCCACCTCCAAGATACGCTGACCTTTCGAAGTTGAGGATGAGTGTAACGCAGCAGCCCGTGAATGGCGGACAGGAGGGTTCTTAAGGTCTGGGGCAGATTTTGTTTCACCTCTTGAGTGCCAGTGGACACCAAAAGGGGCTGGTAATGGGTCAGCAATTGCAGCACCGACTGACCACCATGCCCTGATGATTGGAGAACTGCAGCTGGGTTGTGCCAAATGGGTCCATAGACCTTAAATCCCTGTGAGGCTAAATCCCATAGTCAGGGATAGAAGCCCAACAAGAAATCAGGTCTCCTGAGAAACAGACTAACTAGATAGTATCCTGGGAAAATGTTATACTCGTGGGAAAAGAAGACTGATGATATACTAGgtaaggggggggtggggagggatagaCTAAGAGAGAGGCTTGGAGAGGGCAGGTGCTGTGTTGGACACATTGTGACTACAGTGTGATACTCCTGCTTGGTGGAAAGAGCTGGTGCCAGCCCCAAATCCAGCCTTTTGTCTGCTTAGGCAGCATGGTCTCTTGTCACtcagagggaaaacaaaaaaacaaaacaaaacaaaacaaaaacccctgtGTTTAATTGCTTAGTCCAAAGTGACTACCTTGTCTAATTTGAGGCTATAAGGTTGGTCCTCTCGGGCCCTCTGGTTCCGCATCTGTAAATCAGAACTCATTATATCCACTTTGCTAGGGCTTTTGTTAAGTCAATGAGATTATGTACATAAAGAGCTTGCCACTATGTCTGGTACAGAGCAAATTTTCACCaaatgttaaatttattattttggtgaTGATGGTTATAAGTTAGTCAGTGTTTATCAAGTTTTAAATACAGTTAGTAAATTCACATATGAGTACTGAACCTattaagaataaaagtaaaattactataaataaagttttatttaagacaTTGCTATGGGACAAAActaattacatttttatgcatAATTCTCCACTTATTAAACAGATAATTTATTGGGAAAATAGAATTGGAATAGTAAGataataagaagaaaattgtCTAAATAAAGTGTCATTGTTGCTCAACTGGTAGCTTAAACTTGAAGCCTAACTTCCTTCCTGGTATCAcctcacttgatcttagccaaaaggccgagaagcaattGTTGGTACCACCTCAAAAGACTTGGTCACAGAAGGAAAAAGTGCTTACAGACCCAATGATCTACAAACTCTACCACTGGAAATTTATCCCAAGGAACATAGAAGAGATGCACACACAGTATGTGGATTTTAATTGCAGAGAAATAGTTGAAGTCAACCTACATTCAACACCAGGAGGAAGGTAATGTGTGACACTCCCATGCGGTAGTATTGTGGAACCATTTACAATCGTACTTCTACAGGATATTTTATGGAGTAGGCAATTAGCATgatatatgtgattttttaaatattacaaatatagtAGCAGTCttagataaatttctagaaacgaAGCCTCCTGACACTACgtcaggaagaaatggaatatCTGAATAGATCTATAactagtaaagagattgaatcaataatcaaacaTCTCCCGAAAAAGAAAAGTCCTGGACCTGATGATTTCattgatcaaatatttaaagaactaataccaatccttcttaGCTTTTTCCCAAAAATTGAAGATGAGGGAACACTTCTTAACTCACTCTATAAGGCCTGATTACcatgataccaaagccagacaaagacactgcAAGAATGCTACAGATCAATATCCCTATGAACATcaatgcaaaatcctcaacaaaatactagtgaACAGAATTCAACACGatattgaaaacagtatacacataaccaagtggaatttattcttggaatgcaaggatggtttaacataTGAAATTCCATCAAAATAATGTGCCACATCCacagaatgaagggaaaaaacacatgatcatctcaattgatgcagaaaaagcatttgacaaaagtcaatacactttcatgataaaaacactcaataaactaggaatagaaggaaactatctcaacataataaaagccgtTTGTGAAAAACCCACAATGAATATCATATTCAATGATgagagattgattttttttttctctaagaccAGTAACAAGTCAGGGATTCTTGCTTTTACTATTTCTATTCATCATAGTACTGGAGGTTCTACCAGAGCAATTAGGCGAGAAAAAGAGATCAAAAACATCCAAActgcaaaagaagtaaaattttctctgtttgcagatgatatgatcttatacacaggaaaccataaaaattacacacacacacacacacacacacagagagagagagagagagagaatgaaaggttCAATTCAGCAAAGTAGTAAGATAGAAAGTCAATAGATAAAAAATCAAgttcatttttatacactaacaataaacaatctgagaagaaaattacaaaaacaattgtatttataatatcatcaaaaaatcaaaatacttcAGAATTGAACAAGGAGGTTAAAGTCTTGTACGATGAAAACTACATtccatgaagaaatgaaaaactacattaataaatggaaacatatatcATGGAATAGAAAACAATTTTGTTGGGGgagcccggatggctcagtcagttaagcatccaattcttaatctctgctcaggtcatgatctcacactttgtgagttcccacatcaggttctgtgatgatggtgcagagtctgctttggattctgtctctccttctccctagccctcccccacttgttctttctctctctctccaaaaaaaaaataatataaaataataataataaataaatgtaaataaataaaaagagtaacTAAAAATAACcccaatattgttaaaacgtcgatgctacacaaagcaatctacagattcaatgtaattcctatcaaagttccaataacattttttcagaaatagaaaagccaatcctaaaattcatatgtaatcTCAAGagacttcaaatagccaaatcttgataaagaagaataaaactggaggacTCACACATCTGATTTCAAGAGTATGGTATTGCCATgaaaaccaatggaatagaatagacagcCCAAAAATACACTCTGATATATATAGTCCAATGATATCAACAAGGGGGCCAAGACCATTTAATGAGGGAGAGTAAAGGGTTTTCaacaatggtgctgggaaaacttgatatccacatgcaaaagaatgaagttgaactttTACCTAACTTCACAtacacaaattaactcaaaatggatcaagaaaCCTACATGTAAACcggaaacaataaaactcttagaaaaaaacataaacaaaatcttcatgacattagatttagcaatgatttcttgCATTTGATGCCAAAGCCATAGGTAacgaaaggaaaataaggaaattgacttcataaaaatttaaaaattttatgcatcaaaagacactatcaacaAGAGTAAAACAGCAACCCATAGAATGACataaaatatttgccaaccaTATATCAAATAAGGgactaatatccagaatatatagagaaatcctacaactcaataatacgcgtgcgcgcgcgcacacacacacacacacacacacacacaaacagaagaaaacaaaaaaccaattcAAAAGTGGGAAAAGGACTTGAATTCACATTTCTCCAGGAAAGAttataaaaatggccaataaacacatgaaaagatgctcaatgtcagaAATCATTATGTAAATGCAAATATCACCCCACAGCCATTAGTAtggctaatattttaaaaaaggaagaaaacaacgAGTACTGATGAGGAATTGGAGAAATGGGGATCCCTGTGCACttgtggtgggaatgtaaaatgttatcatactatggaaaacagcatggtgggtcaccaaaaaaattaaaatagaattactttatgatccagcaattccacttctggttatATACCCAACACATTGAAAGCAAGGTCTCAGACAGAcgtttgtacacccatgttcatagcagccttattcacaatagctaaagtatggaagcACCCACGttatctatcaatggatgaatgggtaaacaacatatagtatatccatacaatggaatattgttcagccttaaaaggaagaaagttctataacatgctgcaacatgaatggaccttcacattatgctaagtgaaataagccagtcacaaaaagacaaacaccatatgattccacttatatgaagtacttAGGGTAGTCAAaattataaagacagaaagtataaTAGTGGTTTCCAGAAGCTAGGaaaaggggagaatggggagttactgtttaacagggacagagtttctgttttaCGAGATGAAAAGTTATGGGGATGGCTGGTGGTGATGGAGCACAACAacgtgaatgtatttaataccactgaactataATGTTATGactaaagattttaaagcaaaatactATTTATGAACACATTCAT from Neofelis nebulosa isolate mNeoNeb1 chromosome 9, mNeoNeb1.pri, whole genome shotgun sequence includes these protein-coding regions:
- the FAM110C gene encoding protein FAM110C; translated protein: MRALPASDASQNERRRTGVPEAPRARDAAVPARRSAVERLAADRAKYVRGPPGGGPGPAPEGSSTRTSEGPAGDPRPPARVPGAVARRAIARKPLRPDSLVIYRQKCDFVRGQGAHSSMGGLVRKLFQGPGRDKTPLPPETTRVGGEVRAGPEGAVQPEPGSTAASAAPGVPSPPASPAPSGTPSRVRAAPRGRRGGLQRSQSDLSSRCSASLAEFDTFFQFCGLEPEVVEALGRENFSAGSDRVTLKVRSVSVATSDSGFSRHSGDEEGLQEEELSEQLPSTTSVVDRNARIIKWLYTCKKAREAPGQGLQGPA